From a single Sphingosinicellaceae bacterium genomic region:
- the proB gene encoding glutamate 5-kinase, which produces MDGETLAPTVLEHRRGLPSVCRPAPREPGGAPLSARFAPAAAPRLVVKIGSSLLVGSDGAVRRDWLASVLADIATRRAAGQQVAIVSSGAIALGARRLGLAKGGRASLEDAQAAAACGQIELARTYAELLGHHDTVAAQILLTLGDLEDRRRYLNVAATLDRLLSLGAVPVLNENDSVATQEIRFGDNDRLAARAAQAAQAGAVILLSDIDGLYTANPRLDPAATLIPAVERIADVAHMADGTSASGLGSGGMAAKVQAARIAVQAGIHLAVVDGRADHPLQRFDSTGHGTVFVAEGGASARKAWLAGRLTVAGRLTIDAGAAAALGRGSSLLAAGVVTVEGEFARGDAVAVIAGGTVIARGLVAYDATEARAIAGVRSDAQAPILGYAPRSAIIHRDQLVLVAGT; this is translated from the coding sequence ATGGACGGCGAGACACTCGCCCCCACGGTGTTGGAACACCGGCGGGGGCTTCCGAGCGTCTGCCGTCCTGCCCCCCGTGAACCGGGAGGCGCGCCGTTGAGCGCCCGCTTCGCCCCCGCCGCGGCCCCGCGCCTGGTCGTCAAGATCGGCTCCTCGCTCCTCGTCGGCAGCGACGGTGCGGTCCGCCGCGACTGGCTCGCCTCCGTCCTCGCCGACATCGCGACGCGGCGAGCCGCTGGCCAGCAGGTCGCGATCGTCTCATCGGGAGCGATCGCGCTGGGCGCACGGCGGCTGGGCCTCGCGAAGGGCGGGCGGGCCAGCCTCGAGGATGCGCAGGCCGCGGCCGCGTGCGGCCAGATCGAGCTGGCGCGGACCTATGCCGAACTGCTCGGGCATCACGACACGGTTGCCGCGCAGATTCTGCTGACCTTGGGCGATCTGGAGGACCGGCGTCGCTACCTCAATGTCGCGGCGACGCTCGATCGGCTGCTGTCGCTCGGCGCGGTGCCGGTGCTGAACGAGAACGACAGCGTCGCCACCCAGGAAATCCGCTTCGGCGACAACGACCGGCTCGCGGCGCGCGCGGCGCAGGCGGCGCAGGCGGGCGCGGTGATCCTGCTCTCCGACATCGACGGGCTGTACACCGCCAACCCGCGCCTCGACCCGGCCGCGACGCTGATCCCGGCGGTCGAGCGCATCGCCGACGTCGCGCACATGGCGGATGGGACCTCGGCCTCGGGGCTCGGCTCGGGCGGCATGGCGGCAAAGGTCCAGGCGGCGCGCATCGCGGTACAGGCGGGCATCCACCTCGCGGTCGTCGACGGGCGTGCCGACCATCCGTTGCAGCGCTTCGACTCGACCGGCCACGGCACGGTGTTCGTCGCCGAGGGTGGTGCCAGCGCGCGCAAGGCGTGGCTGGCGGGTCGCCTGACCGTCGCGGGAAGACTGACGATCGATGCCGGCGCCGCGGCAGCGCTCGGGCGCGGCAGCAGCCTGCTTGCAGCGGGAGTCGTCACGGTCGAGGGCGAGTTTGCGCGCGGCGATGCGGTCGCGGTAATCGCCGGCGGCACGGTCATCGCCCGCGGTCTGGTCGCCTACGATGCCACCGAAGCCCGCGCCATCGCGGGCGTGCGCAGCGACGCCCAGGCCCCGATCCTCGGCTATGCGCCGCGTTCGGCGATCATTCACCGCGACCAGCTGGTGCTCGTCGCCGGGACATGA
- the rsfS gene encoding ribosome silencing factor: MAPVNDAEVTALHDLILKSLDDDQAVEVVTIPLAGKTSIADHMVIASGRSSRQVASMASKIAERIKTDLHRSVRIEGLPTADWVLIDAQDVVVHLFRPEVRHFYNLEKMWTFDGPSGSTSERRAPPKVAKDLVVEDDAPFDTAPEGVEADYPIDELPIDDFEDDTRDA, translated from the coding sequence GTGGCTCCCGTGAACGACGCTGAAGTGACGGCGCTGCACGACCTGATTCTCAAGTCGCTGGACGACGACCAGGCGGTCGAGGTCGTGACGATCCCGCTCGCCGGCAAGACCAGCATCGCCGACCACATGGTCATCGCCAGCGGCCGCTCGAGCCGCCAGGTCGCGTCGATGGCCAGCAAAATTGCTGAGCGCATCAAGACCGACCTCCACCGCAGCGTCCGCATCGAGGGGCTACCGACCGCCGACTGGGTGCTGATCGACGCGCAGGACGTCGTCGTCCACCTGTTCCGCCCGGAGGTCCGGCACTTCTACAACCTCGAGAAGATGTGGACCTTCGACGGCCCGTCCGGCTCGACCAGCGAACGCCGCGCGCCGCCCAAGGTCGCCAAGGATCTGGTCGTCGAGGACGATGCGCCGTTCGACACCGCGCCCGAAGGCGTCGAGGCCGACTATCCGATCGACGAACTGCCGATCGACGATTTCGAAGACGACACCCGCGACGCCTGA
- a CDS encoding M48 family metalloprotease, with the protein MALALVAATPAMPQESAPSILRDAETEALFKDIARPLILAAGLDPKSVQVVLVGDPSINAFAAGGQNVFIFSGLIIAADNVNQLQGVIAHELGHVAGGHLIRFGEGAGPATRISILSLLLAGAAVAAGAPDAAMGILGGGLGIAQSQYLAFSRDVESRADAAGAGFLRTAGISGKGMIDFFHKLLGEEYRLAIKQDNAYDRTHPLSGQRIENLEADLKASPYWNTPVDAALQARFLRIKGKLVGYVDDPKHVFATYPDSDVSAGARYARAYAWHRSAYDDAAGLEIDALLKTAPNDPYFLELKGQILLEGGKPAEAVPVLRRAVAAAGNEPLIATLYGHALIATEDPKDFEEAIPVLKRAIQQDPENPFAWYQLGVIYDRQHDEPRAALAQAESSSLEGEMKTAAARARFARAGLPKGSRDWLRADDIAEFASNEIADRKHRR; encoded by the coding sequence ATGGCGCTCGCGCTGGTCGCGGCGACGCCGGCGATGCCGCAGGAGTCCGCGCCGTCGATCCTCCGCGATGCCGAGACCGAGGCGCTGTTCAAGGACATCGCGCGGCCGCTGATCCTGGCGGCCGGCCTCGACCCGAAGTCGGTGCAGGTCGTCCTCGTCGGCGATCCCTCGATCAACGCGTTCGCGGCGGGTGGCCAGAACGTCTTCATCTTTTCCGGGCTGATCATCGCGGCCGACAACGTCAACCAGCTGCAGGGCGTCATCGCCCACGAGCTCGGCCACGTTGCGGGCGGGCATCTGATCCGCTTCGGCGAGGGCGCCGGGCCAGCGACCCGCATCTCGATCCTGTCGCTGCTGCTGGCGGGTGCGGCCGTCGCCGCCGGCGCGCCCGACGCGGCGATGGGCATATTGGGCGGCGGGCTCGGCATCGCGCAGAGCCAGTATCTGGCGTTCAGCCGCGACGTCGAGAGCCGCGCCGACGCCGCCGGTGCGGGCTTCCTGCGCACCGCCGGGATCAGCGGCAAGGGCATGATCGACTTCTTCCACAAATTGCTCGGCGAAGAGTACCGGCTCGCGATCAAGCAGGACAACGCCTACGACCGCACCCACCCGTTGTCGGGCCAGCGTATCGAGAACCTCGAGGCCGACCTGAAGGCGTCGCCGTACTGGAACACGCCGGTCGACGCGGCGCTGCAGGCGCGCTTCCTGCGGATCAAGGGCAAATTGGTCGGCTATGTCGATGACCCCAAGCACGTCTTCGCGACCTATCCCGACAGCGACGTGTCGGCGGGCGCGCGCTATGCTCGGGCCTATGCGTGGCACCGCAGCGCCTATGACGACGCCGCCGGGCTGGAGATCGACGCGCTGCTCAAGACCGCGCCGAACGACCCGTATTTCCTCGAGCTGAAGGGCCAGATCCTGCTCGAGGGGGGCAAGCCGGCGGAAGCCGTGCCGGTACTCAGGCGCGCCGTCGCGGCGGCGGGCAACGAGCCGCTGATCGCGACGCTGTACGGGCACGCGCTGATCGCCACCGAGGACCCCAAGGACTTCGAGGAGGCGATCCCGGTACTCAAGCGCGCCATCCAGCAGGACCCTGAGAACCCCTTCGCCTGGTACCAGCTCGGGGTCATCTACGACCGCCAGCACGATGAGCCCCGCGCCGCGCTGGCGCAGGCCGAGAGCAGCAGCCTCGAGGGCGAGATGAAGACCGCGGCGGCGCGCGCGCGCTTTGCCCGCGCCGGGCTCCCCAAGGGCAGCCGCGACTGGCTGCGGGCGGACGACATCGCCGAGTTCGCCTCGAACGAAATTGCCGACCGCAAGCACCGGCGCTGA
- the rpoZ gene encoding DNA-directed RNA polymerase subunit omega produces MARVTVEDCVDKIPNRFELVLAAGQRARQISSGGELTIDRDRDKNPVVALREIAEETVSPAILAESLIASMQRVIADNDETPDAVGSLAASAEALRLTAAQPPRNQNMGPDYE; encoded by the coding sequence ATGGCGCGCGTTACCGTCGAAGATTGCGTCGACAAGATTCCGAACCGCTTCGAGCTCGTGCTCGCCGCCGGCCAGCGCGCCCGCCAGATCAGCAGCGGCGGCGAACTGACGATCGACCGCGACCGCGACAAGAACCCCGTCGTCGCCCTGCGCGAGATCGCCGAGGAGACAGTCTCGCCCGCGATCCTCGCGGAGTCGCTGATCGCTTCGATGCAGCGTGTCATCGCCGACAACGACGAGACCCCGGACGCGGTCGGCTCGCTCGCCGCCTCGGCCGAAGCGCTCCGGCTTACGGCCGCGCAGCCGCCGCGCAACCAGAACATGGGTCCGGATTACGAGTAA
- a CDS encoding type II toxin-antitoxin system RelE/ParE family toxin, with amino-acid sequence MRIPSWSPRSLDDLRRIQDYFDAIDEDLSERIIRSIRSTTNRLIDHPRSGLPIGDSGFRKLIVPRYSYVIIYRVIGDDTLVFRVRHMAEDWHPA; translated from the coding sequence ATGCGAATACCAAGCTGGTCGCCCCGTTCGCTGGACGACCTGCGCCGAATTCAGGACTATTTCGATGCGATCGACGAAGATCTTTCGGAACGCATAATCCGGTCGATCCGCAGCACTACTAACCGCTTGATCGATCACCCACGCTCAGGATTGCCCATCGGTGACAGCGGTTTTCGAAAGCTGATCGTGCCGCGTTACTCGTATGTCATCATATACCGGGTTATTGGAGACGACACGCTCGTGTTTCGTGTCCGTCACATGGCCGAGGACTGGCACCCCGCTTGA
- the rpsD gene encoding 30S ribosomal protein S4, which translates to MTKRTSAKYKLDRRMGENIWGRPKSPVNKREYGPGQHGQRRKSKLSDFGIQLKAKQKLKGYYGDVTEKQFRATYAEAVRLKGDTSQNLIGLLERRLDMVVYRAKFVPTIFAARQLVNHGHVMVNGRRCNIASARVSPGDTIELGSKAKDMALVIEAQGLAERETPEYVAVEGTKATYVRVPTLDEVPYAVKMEPNLVVEFYSR; encoded by the coding sequence ATGACCAAGCGTACCAGTGCGAAGTACAAGCTCGACCGCCGTATGGGTGAGAACATCTGGGGCCGCCCGAAGTCGCCCGTCAACAAGCGCGAATACGGTCCCGGCCAACACGGCCAGCGCCGCAAGTCGAAGCTGTCGGACTTCGGCATCCAGCTCAAGGCGAAGCAGAAGCTCAAGGGCTATTACGGCGACGTCACCGAGAAGCAGTTCCGCGCCACCTACGCCGAGGCCGTCCGCCTCAAGGGTGACACGTCGCAGAACCTGATCGGCCTGCTCGAGCGCCGCCTCGACATGGTCGTCTACCGCGCCAAGTTCGTGCCGACGATCTTCGCGGCGCGCCAGCTCGTCAACCACGGCCACGTCATGGTCAACGGTCGCCGCTGCAACATCGCCTCGGCGCGCGTCTCGCCGGGTGACACCATCGAGCTCGGCAGCAAGGCCAAGGACATGGCGCTGGTCATCGAAGCCCAGGGCCTCGCCGAGCGCGAGACCCCCGAGTACGTCGCCGTCGAAGGCACCAAGGCCACCTACGTCCGCGTCCCGACGCTGGACGAGGTTCCCTACGCGGTGAAGATGGAGCCGAACCTGGTCGTCGAGTTCTACTCGCGCTAA
- a CDS encoding DsbA family protein, which yields MNKIASMTMRGLALTAGVGAAVMATVLVTGQASGDPAAGITGKDRAAIEQIVREYILAHPEIIPEAMNGLEARTVAKTLAAHRSALETPFAGAVAGNPNGDVRLVVFFDYACPYCKAAHADVDRLIASDPKLKVVFRDFPVLGEPSTEAAMASLSAARQGKYLAFHDGLFAGSGRLSHDRTLAAATAAGLNPAKTAKDLTAPDLKAEVTKNLDLGRELQLTGTPSYVVGDRVLMGMVGYDALKAAVAQARAAKVAAAG from the coding sequence ATGAACAAGATTGCGAGCATGACGATGCGTGGATTGGCACTGACGGCGGGCGTGGGCGCGGCTGTGATGGCGACGGTGCTGGTCACGGGCCAAGCGAGCGGCGACCCGGCTGCGGGCATCACGGGCAAGGACCGCGCCGCGATCGAGCAGATCGTCCGCGAGTACATCCTCGCGCACCCCGAGATCATTCCCGAGGCGATGAACGGGCTGGAGGCGCGGACGGTCGCGAAGACGCTGGCGGCGCACCGCAGCGCCCTCGAGACGCCTTTCGCCGGGGCCGTCGCGGGCAATCCGAACGGCGACGTCCGGCTGGTGGTGTTCTTCGATTACGCCTGCCCGTACTGCAAGGCGGCGCATGCCGATGTCGACCGGCTGATCGCCAGTGATCCCAAGCTCAAGGTGGTGTTCCGCGATTTCCCGGTGCTCGGCGAGCCCTCGACCGAGGCCGCGATGGCGAGCCTGTCGGCGGCGCGGCAGGGCAAGTATCTCGCATTCCACGACGGGCTGTTCGCGGGTTCGGGACGGCTGAGCCACGATCGTACTCTGGCGGCGGCGACGGCGGCGGGGCTGAACCCGGCGAAGACCGCGAAGGACCTGACCGCGCCGGACCTCAAGGCGGAGGTGACGAAAAACCTCGACCTCGGGCGCGAGCTGCAGCTGACGGGGACGCCGAGCTACGTCGTCGGCGACCGGGTGCTGATGGGGATGGTCGGGTATGATGCGCTGAAGGCGGCGGTGGCGCAGGCGCGGGCGGCTAAAGTGGCAGCGGCGGGGTAG
- a CDS encoding 23S rRNA (pseudouridine(1915)-N(3))-methyltransferase RlmH, translating into MRLHVIARGRIGRGPEAELVARYLKRMTWPTNFTELGETGPLPEAVPQSRTVVLDERGPALTSKALAEKLAAWRDDGVREARFLIGGADGHDAATRDGADLLLSFGPATWPHLLVRAMLAEQLYRATSLLAGHPYHREG; encoded by the coding sequence GTGCGGCTCCACGTCATCGCGCGCGGGCGGATCGGGCGCGGCCCCGAGGCCGAACTGGTCGCCCGCTACCTGAAGCGTATGACGTGGCCGACGAACTTTACCGAGCTTGGCGAGACGGGTCCGTTGCCGGAGGCCGTGCCGCAGTCGCGGACCGTGGTGCTCGACGAGCGCGGCCCGGCGCTCACGTCGAAAGCGCTCGCCGAGAAGTTGGCGGCGTGGCGTGATGACGGGGTGCGCGAGGCGCGTTTCCTGATCGGGGGCGCGGACGGGCATGACGCGGCGACTCGCGACGGGGCGGACCTGCTACTCAGCTTCGGCCCGGCGACATGGCCGCACCTGCTGGTGCGCGCGATGCTGGCGGAGCAGCTGTACCGCGCGACGTCGCTGCTGGCGGGGCATCCTTATCACCGCGAGGGGTGA
- a CDS encoding cation diffusion facilitator family transporter, with amino-acid sequence MAQESKLVVVAALIGNLAIAVTKFVAAAVTGSSALLSEAVHSLVDTGNEVLLLYGLHRAALPPDAELPLGHGRELYFWSFVVALLIFAGGAGVSIYEGIHHLQNPNSIERPGIVFAVLGAAFVFEGISWMIALRAFRRAQGEQSWWQAFRSSKDPATFMVLFEDSAALAGILVAAAGVGLALVTGDPRWDGVASIVIGAILGIVALILGRESKALLLGERADPALSAAILELASTIPGVEHANGVATIQLAPDQVVVTLSVDFIDSLRTPEIETAVKALEACLRAAHPEISAVFVKPQSAGEAARRRERGDAGIFADEAG; translated from the coding sequence GTGGCGCAGGAATCGAAGCTGGTCGTCGTCGCCGCATTGATCGGCAACCTTGCGATCGCCGTCACCAAGTTCGTCGCCGCCGCGGTCACCGGCTCGTCGGCGCTGCTCAGCGAGGCGGTGCATTCGCTGGTCGACACCGGCAACGAGGTCCTGCTCCTGTACGGACTCCACCGCGCCGCATTGCCGCCCGATGCCGAACTGCCGCTCGGCCATGGCCGCGAGCTGTACTTCTGGTCGTTCGTCGTCGCCCTGCTGATCTTCGCGGGTGGTGCCGGGGTGTCGATCTACGAGGGCATCCACCATCTCCAGAACCCGAATTCGATCGAGCGCCCGGGGATCGTCTTCGCGGTGCTGGGCGCGGCGTTCGTCTTCGAGGGCATTTCGTGGATGATCGCGCTGCGGGCGTTCCGGCGCGCCCAGGGCGAGCAGAGCTGGTGGCAGGCGTTCCGGTCGTCCAAGGACCCAGCGACATTCATGGTGCTGTTCGAGGACTCCGCGGCACTGGCGGGCATCCTTGTCGCCGCCGCCGGTGTCGGGCTGGCGCTGGTCACCGGCGATCCGCGCTGGGACGGCGTCGCCAGCATCGTCATCGGCGCAATCCTCGGTATCGTCGCGCTGATCCTAGGGCGCGAATCGAAGGCGCTGCTGCTCGGCGAGCGCGCCGACCCGGCCCTGAGCGCCGCGATCCTCGAACTCGCCTCGACGATCCCCGGTGTCGAGCATGCCAACGGCGTCGCGACGATCCAGCTCGCCCCCGACCAGGTCGTGGTGACGCTGAGCGTTGATTTCATCGACAGCTTGCGGACGCCCGAGATCGAAACTGCGGTGAAGGCACTCGAGGCCTGCCTGCGCGCCGCCCATCCCGAGATCTCGGCGGTGTTCGTAAAACCGCAGAGCGCGGGCGAGGCAGCGCGGCGGCGGGAGCGGGGCGACGCCGGCATATTCGCCGACGAGGCCGGGTGA
- a CDS encoding PEPxxWA-CTERM sorting domain-containing protein, whose protein sequence is MKLKNIAFAATALFAAASANAATTVIDFNNGTAPGFSGSYSLFMTSIHNVATGPNASPFLAVPIEGAKTGTATYTSSNFITSISFDWGTPDSYNTLSAVGLNGTTALGSGGSLAAGRYTFNFLASDQIKSINFTSTDRAFEIDNLSVSAVPEPASWALMVGGFMMVGFAARRRSNTVAA, encoded by the coding sequence ATGAAATTGAAGAACATCGCCTTCGCCGCCACCGCTCTTTTCGCAGCCGCATCAGCGAACGCCGCGACCACCGTTATCGACTTCAATAACGGCACCGCTCCGGGCTTCTCGGGTTCGTACAGCCTGTTCATGACGAGCATCCACAACGTCGCCACCGGCCCGAACGCCTCGCCGTTCCTCGCCGTGCCGATCGAGGGTGCCAAGACCGGCACCGCCACCTACACGTCGAGCAATTTCATCACGAGCATCTCCTTCGACTGGGGCACGCCGGACAGCTACAACACGCTGAGTGCGGTCGGCCTGAACGGCACGACTGCGCTTGGTAGTGGCGGGAGCCTCGCTGCCGGCCGCTACACGTTCAACTTCCTGGCGTCGGACCAGATCAAGTCGATCAACTTCACGTCGACCGACCGCGCCTTCGAGATCGACAACCTGTCGGTCAGCGCAGTGCCGGAGCCCGCGTCGTGGGCGCTGATGGTTGGCGGCTTCATGATGGTCGGCTTCGCCGCCCGTCGCCGCAGCAACACCGTCGCCGCCTAA
- a CDS encoding glutamate-5-semialdehyde dehydrogenase: MTDRAPSEDAGAAMARIGGAARAAAATLARLPTATKAAAVRAAAAAFREQSPAILAANAADMDAAVHLSPALRDRLLLTAERIESMADGLDAVAGLDDPVGRVIETWERPNGLQFERVRVPLGVIGIIYESRPGVTADAGALCLMAGNACILRGGSEAARSNAAIHGAMVGALAATGLPEDAVQLIAGTDRAMVGAMLAAHGLIDVIIPRGGKGLVARVQAEARVPVLAHLDGINHVYVDAAADPAKAVALVVNSKLRRVSVCGAMETLLIDCDYAGGRAMVAALLDAGCALRGDPVAQAFDPRVSAATTADFDTEWLDSVASVAVVDGVAGAVAHIAAHGSHHTDAVVTEDAGVAARFLAEVDSAIVLHNASTQFADGAEFGFGAEIGIATGRLHARGPVALEGLTTYKTVVRGNGQVRA, from the coding sequence ATGACCGATAGGGCACCATCCGAAGACGCCGGCGCAGCGATGGCGCGGATCGGCGGTGCCGCGCGCGCCGCCGCCGCGACACTGGCGCGCCTGCCGACCGCGACCAAGGCCGCTGCCGTGCGCGCCGCCGCCGCCGCTTTTCGGGAGCAGTCGCCGGCCATCCTCGCCGCCAACGCCGCGGACATGGACGCGGCGGTCCACCTGTCGCCCGCGCTGCGTGACCGCTTGCTGCTGACTGCCGAGCGCATCGAGTCGATGGCCGACGGTCTCGACGCCGTCGCCGGGCTCGACGATCCCGTCGGACGGGTTATCGAGACCTGGGAGCGACCGAACGGGCTACAGTTCGAGCGCGTCCGCGTGCCGCTCGGCGTCATCGGCATCATCTACGAGAGCCGCCCCGGGGTCACCGCCGACGCCGGGGCGCTGTGCCTGATGGCGGGCAACGCCTGCATCCTGCGCGGCGGGTCGGAGGCGGCACGCTCCAACGCCGCGATCCACGGCGCGATGGTCGGGGCGCTGGCCGCGACGGGACTACCTGAGGACGCCGTCCAGCTGATCGCCGGCACCGACCGGGCGATGGTCGGCGCGATGCTGGCGGCGCACGGGTTGATCGACGTGATCATCCCGCGCGGCGGCAAGGGCCTTGTCGCGCGCGTCCAGGCCGAGGCGCGGGTGCCGGTGCTCGCGCACCTCGACGGCATCAACCACGTCTACGTCGACGCTGCCGCCGACCCCGCCAAGGCAGTCGCGCTGGTGGTCAACTCCAAGCTGCGCCGCGTCAGCGTCTGCGGCGCGATGGAGACGCTGCTAATCGACTGCGACTATGCAGGCGGACGCGCGATGGTCGCGGCGCTGCTCGACGCCGGCTGCGCGCTGAGGGGCGACCCGGTTGCTCAGGCATTCGACCCGAGGGTGAGCGCCGCGACCACCGCCGACTTCGACACCGAATGGCTCGACTCGGTCGCCAGCGTCGCGGTCGTCGACGGCGTTGCGGGCGCGGTCGCGCACATCGCGGCGCATGGCTCGCACCATACCGACGCGGTCGTCACCGAGGACGCCGGGGTCGCCGCACGCTTCCTCGCCGAGGTCGACTCGGCGATCGTGCTGCACAACGCCTCGACGCAATTTGCGGACGGCGCCGAATTCGGGTTCGGGGCCGAGATCGGCATCGCGACGGGCCGCCTCCACGCCCGCGGCCCGGTGGCGCTGGAGGGGCTGACGACGTATAAGACCGTCGTGCGCGGCAACGGACAGGTGCGGGCGTGA
- the obgE gene encoding GTPase ObgE produces the protein MKFLDQAKIYLRSGQGGDGAVSFRREKFVEFGGPDGGDGGKGGDIIFESVAGLNTLIDFRYSQHFKAQRGTGGSGRNRTGAGGDDLIIKVPVGTQVIDDETETLLADFTAPGQRIILLRGGDGGKGNDFYKTSTNRAPRQFQPGFPGAECWVWLRLKLIADAGLLGQPNAGKSTFLNAVTNAEAKVGAYPFTTLKPQLGVVGWKGREFVLADIPGLIEGAAEGVGIGDRFLGHIERCRILLHLVDASADDPVANYEVVRDELEAYGAGLDDKDEIVALSKSDAVDAKTLTKLKKKLAKVSGAEVFVLSALSRAGVDDVLDRLIEVVGRASEQKDSEAKAWTPV, from the coding sequence ATGAAATTCCTCGATCAGGCCAAGATCTACCTGCGCTCCGGCCAGGGCGGCGACGGAGCGGTGTCCTTCCGGCGGGAGAAGTTCGTCGAGTTCGGCGGTCCGGACGGCGGCGACGGCGGCAAGGGCGGCGACATCATCTTCGAGAGCGTAGCCGGGCTGAACACGCTGATCGACTTCCGCTACTCGCAGCACTTCAAGGCGCAGCGTGGCACCGGCGGCTCGGGCCGCAACCGCACCGGCGCGGGCGGCGACGACCTGATCATCAAGGTGCCGGTCGGGACGCAGGTCATCGACGACGAGACCGAGACGCTGCTCGCGGACTTTACTGCTCCCGGCCAGCGCATCATCCTGCTGCGCGGCGGCGACGGCGGCAAGGGCAACGACTTCTACAAGACCTCGACCAACCGCGCCCCACGCCAGTTCCAGCCGGGCTTTCCGGGTGCGGAGTGCTGGGTCTGGCTGCGCCTCAAGCTGATCGCCGACGCGGGCCTGCTCGGCCAGCCCAACGCCGGCAAGTCGACCTTCCTCAACGCCGTCACCAACGCCGAGGCCAAGGTCGGGGCCTACCCGTTCACGACCCTGAAGCCCCAGCTCGGCGTCGTCGGCTGGAAGGGCCGCGAGTTCGTCCTCGCCGATATTCCCGGGCTGATCGAAGGCGCGGCGGAAGGCGTCGGCATCGGCGACCGCTTTCTCGGCCACATCGAGCGCTGCCGCATCCTGCTGCACCTCGTCGATGCCAGCGCCGACGACCCGGTGGCGAACTACGAAGTCGTCCGCGACGAGCTCGAAGCCTACGGCGCCGGCCTCGACGACAAGGACGAGATCGTCGCGCTGTCGAAGTCCGACGCGGTCGACGCCAAGACGCTGACCAAGCTCAAAAAGAAGCTCGCCAAGGTGTCCGGGGCGGAGGTGTTCGTGCTGTCGGCGCTCAGCCGCGCCGGGGTCGACGACGTGCTCGACCGGCTGATCGAGGTCGTCGGACGCGCCAGCGAGCAGAAGGACTCGGAGGCGAAGGCGTGGACGCCGGTCTAG
- a CDS encoding nicotinate-nucleotide adenylyltransferase gives MTRIGLLGGSFNPAHAGHRRISVGALDRLGLDELWWLVSPQNPLKTADGMAPLAARLASARAAARHPRIRVMAVEDELGTRFTVDTVAALQQRHPRHRFIWLMGADNLGQLNRWRDWRVLARRVPIAVFARPGYSLNGLGAPAMAWLRRWRRSPATARDWTRWTLPAIVMLELRLDRHSATQLRASDPDWATRSPTPS, from the coding sequence TTGACCCGCATCGGCCTCCTCGGCGGCTCCTTCAACCCGGCCCACGCCGGGCACCGCCGCATCAGCGTCGGGGCACTCGATCGGCTCGGACTGGATGAGCTTTGGTGGCTGGTCAGCCCGCAGAACCCGCTCAAGACTGCCGACGGCATGGCACCGCTGGCGGCGCGACTCGCGTCGGCGAGGGCGGCGGCGCGGCATCCGCGGATCCGGGTGATGGCGGTCGAGGACGAACTCGGCACGCGTTTCACCGTCGATACCGTCGCGGCACTGCAGCAGCGGCACCCGCGCCACCGCTTCATCTGGTTGATGGGGGCCGACAATCTCGGCCAACTGAACCGGTGGCGCGACTGGCGTGTTCTGGCCCGGCGCGTGCCGATTGCCGTTTTCGCCCGTCCGGGGTATAGCCTTAACGGTCTCGGTGCGCCGGCAATGGCGTGGTTGAGGCGATGGCGGCGGTCACCTGCGACCGCGCGCGACTGGACGAGGTGGACGCTGCCCGCGATCGTGATGCTCGAACTCAGGCTAGACCGCCATTCGGCGACGCAGCTTCGCGCATCGGATCCGGATTGGGCAACGCGCTCTCCTACCCCCTCATGA